The Candidatus Eisenbacteria bacterium genome includes a region encoding these proteins:
- a CDS encoding glycosyltransferase, with protein MKIATLSNASVVHTRRWVEHLRARGHDVRLFSLERGPEALAARHLPNPPLPGFVRYPLAVPALVRALREFAPGIVDAHFVPNYGLMGALAGLRPLSVAAWGSDLLVAGRRDPLQRARARFVLRRASLVIADADNLARAALALGARPATVRAIPWGVDRERFAPAPSREPGLLLSTRMHEPVYDIPVILRAAAGVLSRHPHASLAVAGDGSRLADHERLASALLPAGRFRFLGRLAPDELARWLGRAELYLSASHSDSTSLSLLEAMSAGAVPVVSDIEGNREWVADGEGARLFARGDAGALERALDAALADSGWRDRARARNAAVIAERGDWHRNFARIEGAFAALAAGRPLPDDPGSPR; from the coding sequence GTGAAGATCGCGACGCTCTCGAACGCCTCCGTCGTGCACACGCGCCGCTGGGTCGAGCACCTGCGCGCGCGCGGACACGACGTGCGGCTGTTCTCGCTCGAACGCGGACCCGAGGCGCTGGCGGCGCGGCATCTGCCGAACCCGCCGCTGCCGGGATTCGTCCGCTATCCGCTCGCGGTGCCGGCACTGGTCCGGGCGTTGCGGGAGTTCGCGCCCGGGATCGTGGACGCCCATTTCGTTCCCAACTACGGCCTGATGGGGGCGCTCGCGGGACTGCGGCCGCTGTCGGTGGCCGCGTGGGGCAGCGACCTGCTGGTGGCGGGCCGGCGCGATCCGCTGCAGCGCGCGCGCGCGCGCTTCGTGCTGCGGCGCGCGTCGCTCGTGATCGCCGACGCCGACAACCTGGCGCGGGCGGCGCTCGCGCTCGGCGCCCGTCCGGCGACGGTGCGCGCCATCCCGTGGGGAGTGGACCGGGAGCGGTTCGCGCCGGCGCCCTCGCGCGAGCCGGGACTGCTGCTGAGCACGCGCATGCACGAGCCGGTCTACGACATCCCGGTGATCCTGCGGGCGGCGGCCGGCGTGTTGTCGCGGCATCCGCACGCGTCCCTCGCCGTCGCCGGCGACGGTTCGAGGCTCGCGGATCACGAACGACTCGCGTCGGCGCTTCTCCCGGCGGGGCGATTCCGCTTCCTGGGGCGCCTCGCGCCCGACGAGCTGGCGCGGTGGCTCGGGCGCGCCGAACTGTACCTTTCGGCCTCGCACTCCGACTCGACGTCGCTGTCGCTGCTCGAGGCCATGTCGGCGGGCGCGGTGCCGGTGGTGAGCGACATCGAGGGCAATCGCGAATGGGTGGCGGACGGAGAGGGCGCGCGACTGTTCGCCCGCGGCGACGCGGGCGCGCTGGAGCGGGCGCTCGACGCGGCGCTCGCCGATTCCGGCTGGCGCGATCGGGCGCGGGCGCGGAACGCGGCGGTCATCGCCGAGCGCGGCGACTGGCACCGCAACTTCGCCCGCATCGAAGGGGCGTTCGCGGCGCTCGCGGCCGGGCGGCCGCTGCCCGACGACCCGGGTTCCCCACGATGA
- a CDS encoding transpeptidase family protein, producing MAHREMRKSRVLMVAAGLFVVLLGLWVRVGWLQIALHDQFLARAAENQQLRLKLIPERGELLDRHGAVLARDLRVSRIAVYRPQLKSPLRAAQQLGPILGEPVAKLRRRLDEARGYRWITEDLPPEVGERVRALRIEGLDVEDETRREYRLGPAASEILGRTNRDNAGVDGIEYQFDSRLAGQSGWVTAIRAGTRRLLRLPGAEHRAARDGSSLVLTLDADLQAIVERHLARAVDTLGARRGFALFLDPWTGEILAAACVPHLEAGKAKNWTFTDQYEPGSTYKIVVAGAALEENVARTNEYFTASTTGSAEIFPGFRLRDSHPSAGYTFFGAIQHSSNIVCAKLGLRLGADRLYRYSNALGFGSLTGVEFPGEASGKLRPVSSWQPRSAPTIAMGQEIAVTPLQLALAYGAIANGGVLMEPMLVREERSSTGRLVRRWSPQPRHRVFSEATTATLRRMLCAVVDSGTATSARLDGFEIAGKTGTAQKYDAATGGYGRGMYIASFAGIAPADRPRIVGVVVLDEPPRNLYYGGQVAAPVFREIVLDLMRRREGLLGPVDGPVAARPPAVPGVIAPDLRMLPAREAERLLSGFGLRARFEGQGLRVLSQSPAAGQPVDRGGSVTAWLSPPGDSSHAMLPDLTGLPMREALRQLTARQVRPRLFGHGLVVRQDPAPGTPLPLAQVCRLWCEVPEAPGKPGAIASVAAAPAHRP from the coding sequence GTGGCCCACAGGGAAATGCGCAAGAGTCGGGTGCTGATGGTCGCGGCCGGCCTCTTCGTGGTGCTGCTGGGGCTCTGGGTGCGGGTGGGCTGGCTGCAGATCGCCCTGCACGACCAGTTCCTCGCGCGCGCGGCCGAGAACCAGCAGCTCCGGCTCAAGCTGATCCCGGAGCGCGGCGAACTGCTCGACCGCCATGGCGCGGTCCTCGCCCGCGACCTGCGGGTGAGCCGTATCGCCGTGTACCGGCCGCAGCTGAAGAGCCCGCTTCGCGCGGCACAGCAGCTCGGGCCCATCCTCGGTGAACCGGTCGCGAAGCTGCGCCGCAGGCTCGACGAGGCGCGCGGCTACCGGTGGATCACCGAGGACCTCCCGCCCGAGGTCGGCGAGCGCGTCCGCGCGCTGCGCATCGAGGGCCTCGACGTCGAGGACGAGACGCGCCGGGAGTACCGGCTCGGACCCGCGGCGAGCGAGATCCTCGGACGGACGAACCGCGACAACGCCGGCGTGGACGGGATCGAGTACCAGTTCGATTCGCGGCTCGCCGGACAGTCCGGCTGGGTCACCGCCATTCGCGCCGGGACGCGGCGCCTGCTGCGGCTGCCGGGCGCCGAGCACCGTGCCGCCCGCGACGGTTCCTCGCTGGTGCTCACCCTCGACGCCGACCTGCAGGCCATCGTCGAGCGACATCTCGCGCGGGCGGTGGACACGCTCGGGGCGCGGCGCGGCTTCGCGCTGTTCCTCGACCCGTGGACCGGCGAGATCCTCGCCGCCGCGTGCGTGCCGCACCTCGAAGCGGGCAAGGCGAAGAACTGGACCTTCACCGACCAGTACGAGCCGGGCTCGACGTACAAGATCGTGGTCGCGGGCGCGGCGCTCGAGGAGAACGTCGCGCGCACGAACGAGTACTTCACCGCCTCGACCACCGGGTCGGCCGAGATCTTCCCGGGTTTCCGGCTGCGCGATTCGCATCCCAGCGCCGGCTACACGTTCTTCGGCGCCATCCAGCATTCGAGCAACATCGTCTGCGCGAAGCTCGGCCTGCGCCTCGGCGCCGACCGGCTCTACCGCTACTCGAACGCGCTCGGCTTCGGCAGCCTGACGGGCGTCGAGTTCCCGGGCGAGGCCTCCGGCAAGCTGCGGCCCGTGTCGAGCTGGCAGCCGCGCTCGGCCCCGACCATCGCGATGGGACAGGAGATCGCGGTCACCCCGCTGCAGCTGGCGCTGGCCTACGGCGCGATCGCGAACGGCGGCGTGCTCATGGAGCCGATGCTGGTGCGCGAGGAGCGCTCGAGCACCGGACGGCTCGTGCGCCGCTGGTCGCCGCAGCCCCGGCATCGCGTCTTCAGCGAGGCGACGACCGCGACGCTGCGCCGGATGCTGTGCGCGGTCGTGGACAGCGGCACGGCGACGAGCGCACGGCTCGACGGCTTCGAGATCGCGGGCAAGACGGGCACGGCGCAGAAGTACGACGCCGCGACCGGCGGCTACGGCAGGGGCATGTACATCGCGTCGTTCGCCGGCATCGCTCCCGCCGACCGGCCCCGCATCGTCGGCGTGGTGGTGCTCGACGAGCCGCCCCGCAACCTCTATTACGGCGGGCAGGTGGCCGCGCCGGTCTTCCGCGAGATCGTCCTCGACCTGATGCGCCGGCGCGAGGGCCTCCTCGGGCCGGTGGACGGTCCGGTCGCAGCTCGCCCGCCGGCGGTCCCGGGCGTCATCGCGCCCGACCTGCGGATGCTCCCGGCGAGGGAGGCGGAGCGCCTGCTGAGCGGCTTCGGACTGCGCGCGCGCTTCGAGGGACAGGGACTCCGCGTGCTCTCGCAGTCGCCGGCCGCCGGCCAGCCGGTGGATCGCGGCGGCTCCGTCACCGCCTGGCTTTCGCCGCCCGGCGATTCGTCGCACGCGATGCTTCCAGACCTGACCGGCCTGCCGATGCGCGAAGCGCTGCGCCAGCTCACCGCCCGCCAGGTGCGGCCGCGCCTTTTCGGGCACGGGCTCGTGGTGCGCCAGGATCCCGCGCCCGGGACCCCGCTGCCGCTCGCTCAGGTCTGCCGCCTGTGGTGCGAGGTGCCCGAAGCGCCCGGCAAGCCCGGAGCGATCGCGAGCGTCGCGGCGGCGCCGGCCCACCGGCCGTGA
- a CDS encoding T9SS type A sorting domain-containing protein, translating to MLRRLDARPSALAAIAALVCLSLVPAPGRAAGAWTTYVRLADCSDMIALTDTVWIASHDAGLLLYLRASGGFESLTREPGGLASNDVTALEFDRRGRLWAGTPGMGVSRLSEDGSRWDLVNAFDGLPSDSVNTLRALGDSVWIGTQGGLALWDGARVAGAVPDLGTPSPFRDNRVRGVVVVRDSVFVGTGDGVYVSLLSSGLRSWAALDSGLVNRNVFSMATDGREVFALANNNPYRWNMTTRRWSIAGGAGVVRLLRDDFGRITASSASGLWRWSGSAWTLLPASPTATSPSPGEVEFATDPAGTTFAMRDGVLHVEGAPWSDVALPGPVGNNLQNVAVDGARVWVNTNAQGVARLENGRWRNWPSDCCGAAQDTSFLNPQNAFTLLRDARGRMWFSFWGFAIERYDDSTGTPHVIRPILPYGGGPDSLLTHTAGWSAAYDALDRVYIGGDTWDRGGRPPIGIDVFDPGGALVAVWKSTNSGIPDNQVRALVVDRSRTPNRIWAGFPGSGVAYASLPDDPAVVPAFTALPRSETLDVFGLALYGDSLWVLSTTDLQRYNSSNFNYVSSLQIPGAPAPLGAVNPLAVSPDGTVWVGSVDGVRRYRRGGGTVDYRTANSPLANDEVRAIAVDPVTGVVWFATAGGLSRFDPGYVPPPPPSIPALRLVVFPNPAEFPAIGLDLKLSGNASAYTGEIYDLNGRCVHRFSASGNDRVVWDGRDLEGARVRPGVYFVRAQGGGHVAGARVVVLR from the coding sequence ATGCTTCGCCGGTTGGACGCGCGGCCCTCCGCGCTCGCCGCGATCGCGGCGCTCGTGTGCCTGTCCCTCGTGCCCGCGCCGGGCCGCGCCGCGGGGGCGTGGACGACGTACGTGCGGCTCGCGGATTGCAGCGACATGATCGCCCTGACGGACACGGTCTGGATCGCGTCGCACGACGCGGGACTGCTCCTTTACCTGCGCGCGAGCGGCGGCTTCGAGTCCCTCACGCGCGAGCCGGGAGGGCTGGCCAGCAACGACGTCACGGCGCTCGAGTTCGACCGCCGCGGGCGCCTGTGGGCGGGCACGCCGGGCATGGGAGTGAGCCGGTTGTCGGAGGACGGTTCGCGCTGGGATCTCGTGAACGCGTTCGACGGCCTGCCGTCGGATTCGGTCAACACGCTGCGAGCGCTCGGGGACTCGGTCTGGATCGGCACGCAGGGCGGGCTGGCGCTCTGGGACGGCGCACGCGTGGCCGGAGCGGTCCCGGACCTCGGCACGCCGTCGCCGTTCCGCGACAATCGCGTGCGCGGGGTCGTCGTGGTCCGCGACTCCGTGTTCGTCGGCACCGGGGACGGCGTCTACGTGTCGCTGCTCTCGTCCGGCCTCAGGAGCTGGGCGGCGCTCGACTCCGGGCTGGTGAACCGGAACGTCTTCAGCATGGCGACCGACGGCCGGGAGGTCTTCGCGCTGGCCAACAACAACCCCTACCGCTGGAACATGACCACCCGGCGCTGGAGCATCGCGGGCGGAGCGGGCGTGGTGCGCCTGCTGCGTGACGACTTCGGCCGCATCACCGCGAGCTCGGCGTCGGGATTGTGGCGCTGGTCGGGCTCGGCGTGGACGCTTCTGCCCGCCTCGCCGACCGCGACCAGCCCTTCGCCCGGCGAGGTCGAGTTCGCGACCGATCCCGCGGGCACCACGTTCGCCATGCGCGACGGCGTCCTGCACGTCGAGGGCGCGCCCTGGAGCGACGTCGCGCTGCCGGGCCCGGTGGGCAACAACCTCCAGAACGTGGCCGTGGACGGAGCCCGGGTGTGGGTGAACACGAACGCGCAGGGCGTCGCGCGCCTCGAGAACGGGCGTTGGCGCAACTGGCCGTCCGACTGCTGCGGCGCGGCTCAGGACACCTCGTTCCTGAATCCCCAGAACGCCTTCACGCTGCTGCGCGATGCCCGGGGCAGGATGTGGTTCTCGTTCTGGGGATTCGCCATCGAGCGTTACGACGATTCGACCGGCACCCCCCATGTGATCCGGCCGATCCTGCCGTACGGCGGCGGTCCCGATTCGCTCCTCACCCACACGGCGGGATGGTCGGCGGCCTACGACGCCCTCGATCGTGTCTACATCGGCGGCGACACGTGGGATCGCGGCGGCCGGCCGCCGATCGGCATTGACGTCTTCGATCCGGGCGGCGCTCTCGTGGCGGTGTGGAAATCCACCAACTCGGGCATTCCGGACAACCAGGTTCGCGCGCTCGTCGTGGACCGCTCGCGGACCCCGAACCGCATCTGGGCCGGTTTTCCCGGCAGCGGCGTCGCGTACGCCAGCCTTCCGGACGACCCCGCGGTGGTGCCGGCGTTCACCGCCCTGCCGCGCTCCGAGACACTCGACGTGTTCGGGCTGGCGCTTTACGGCGACTCGCTGTGGGTGCTCTCGACGACCGATCTGCAGCGCTACAACTCGTCGAACTTCAACTACGTCTCGTCGCTGCAGATTCCCGGCGCGCCGGCGCCGCTCGGCGCCGTGAACCCGCTCGCCGTCTCGCCCGACGGCACGGTCTGGGTCGGTTCCGTGGACGGTGTCCGCCGGTATCGCCGCGGGGGAGGGACCGTGGATTACCGGACCGCGAACTCGCCGCTGGCGAACGACGAGGTGCGCGCGATCGCCGTGGATCCGGTCACCGGCGTCGTGTGGTTCGCGACCGCCGGCGGGCTTTCGCGGTTCGACCCGGGCTACGTGCCGCCTCCGCCGCCCTCGATCCCGGCACTGCGGCTCGTCGTCTTTCCCAATCCGGCCGAGTTCCCCGCGATCGGGCTCGACCTGAAGCTGTCGGGAAACGCGAGCGCGTACACCGGCGAGATCTACGACCTGAACGGCCGCTGCGTGCACCGCTTCAGCGCCTCCGGCAACGACCGGGTGGTCTGGGACGGCCGCGACCTCGAGGGCGCGCGCGTGCGTCCGGGCGTGTACTTCGTGCGCGCGCAGGGCGGCGGGCACGTGGCCGGCGCGCGCGTCGTCGTGCTGCGCTAG
- a CDS encoding division/cell wall cluster transcriptional repressor MraZ → MTTFYVTENYSIDDKGRLVIPASLRKVTGRKQPLKNFVLVFGLGGCLWLFSEDGWTKFEERLYQLSVGTRKQRDFARAFLLGASKVTVDKQGRISIPSSLLNRAGLGREAVLHGQVGRLEIWSPERFKQNTEPTVSNLDELYEESLGNP, encoded by the coding sequence ATGACGACCTTCTACGTAACCGAGAACTACTCGATTGACGACAAGGGTCGGCTGGTCATTCCGGCGTCGCTGCGCAAGGTCACCGGTCGCAAGCAACCGCTGAAGAACTTCGTTCTCGTGTTCGGTCTCGGCGGCTGCCTGTGGCTCTTCAGCGAAGACGGTTGGACGAAGTTCGAGGAACGGCTCTACCAGCTCTCGGTCGGCACGCGGAAGCAGCGGGACTTCGCGAGGGCGTTCCTCCTCGGTGCGAGCAAGGTGACGGTGGACAAGCAGGGACGCATCTCGATTCCATCGTCGCTGTTGAACCGTGCAGGCCTCGGCAGGGAAGCCGTCCTGCACGGACAAGTGGGCAGGCTCGAGATCTGGTCGCCGGAGAGGTTCAAGCAGAACACCGAGCCGACCGTCTCGAACCTCGACGAGCTGTACGAAGAGTCGCTGGGGAATCCGTGA
- the rsmH gene encoding 16S rRNA (cytosine(1402)-N(4))-methyltransferase RsmH encodes MSVRHEPVLVRETLHYLLGGPGLYLDATLGDGGHADALLGAGPGVRLLGCDRDPAALAVSAERLARFGDRVMLRHARFRDLPRAHRDAGGEPLAGALFDFGLSSRQIDDPARGISFSHDGPLDQRMDPTHGEPLADRLARADEAEVAAVLREHGDVRAAGRLARAIVAAARAGSLRTTRQLAELVARQLGDARPKTLAPVFQALRIWTNDEMTDLEAALAWLPDALREGGVVVTLSYHSGEDRRVKHALRGAPRVMPSRRLPVMDDGESAGPWEELTRRVVVPSSEEQRSNPRARSARLRAFRRKPR; translated from the coding sequence GTGAGCGTGCGTCATGAGCCGGTGCTGGTGCGCGAGACGCTGCACTACCTGCTCGGCGGGCCCGGCCTGTACCTCGACGCGACGCTGGGCGACGGCGGGCACGCGGACGCGCTGCTCGGCGCCGGGCCCGGCGTCCGGCTGCTCGGCTGCGATCGCGACCCGGCGGCGCTCGCCGTCTCCGCGGAGCGCCTGGCGCGCTTCGGAGACCGCGTGATGCTCCGCCACGCGCGCTTTCGCGACCTTCCGCGGGCGCACCGCGACGCGGGCGGCGAGCCGCTCGCCGGCGCCCTGTTCGATTTCGGCCTGTCCTCGCGGCAGATCGACGACCCGGCCCGCGGCATCTCGTTCTCGCACGATGGCCCGCTCGACCAGCGGATGGATCCCACGCACGGGGAGCCGCTCGCCGACCGGCTGGCCCGCGCCGACGAGGCGGAGGTCGCGGCGGTGCTGCGCGAGCACGGTGACGTTCGCGCCGCCGGCCGGCTCGCGCGCGCGATCGTCGCGGCGGCCCGCGCCGGTTCGCTGCGCACGACGCGCCAGCTCGCGGAGCTGGTCGCGCGGCAGCTCGGCGACGCGCGCCCGAAGACGCTGGCGCCGGTCTTCCAGGCGCTGCGCATCTGGACGAACGACGAGATGACCGACCTCGAGGCCGCGCTGGCGTGGTTGCCGGACGCGCTGCGGGAGGGCGGTGTGGTCGTGACGCTGTCGTACCACTCCGGCGAGGATCGCCGGGTGAAGCACGCGCTGCGCGGTGCGCCGCGCGTGATGCCGTCGCGCCGACTCCCCGTCATGGACGACGGGGAGTCGGCCGGTCCCTGGGAAGAGCTGACGCGCAGGGTCGTCGTTCCCTCGAGTGAGGAGCAGCGATCGAACCCGCGCGCCCGCAGCGCGCGCCTGAGGGCGTTTCGGAGGAAGCCGCGATGA
- a CDS encoding GNAT family N-acetyltransferase produces MAALWRDRAPGDWATLLAADPSASPAHRPEVWEAFAAAMPGCAARVAIVEREGRTLGGAPVIVERRGGLHWLHALPMLLPGAPLALPGEHERVDREVAGAFEALARELRAVGGEWALWRPAGPAPDAAALAPLGGELRRLAGSVVALAGGLDAALARVDRKHRQEMRRARAGGLEFAEEPEALEGCYALHVAQGRSWRGHRALPLELSRRLLGAGADRPVARLFTLRRSGELVSGALALDGPHETFVWWGGTHPTGRRLHAFPLLLWHIVEWAAAAGRVRVNLGASTGLGGVAAFKHSLGAEEIRYPVLWLDARRAGALARTVAWAQARWRRGRARGESA; encoded by the coding sequence ATGGCGGCGCTCTGGCGGGACCGCGCGCCGGGGGACTGGGCGACGCTGCTGGCCGCGGATCCGTCCGCTTCGCCCGCGCACCGCCCCGAGGTCTGGGAGGCGTTCGCGGCGGCGATGCCGGGCTGCGCCGCCCGGGTCGCGATCGTCGAGCGCGAAGGCCGGACGCTGGGGGGTGCGCCCGTGATCGTGGAACGTCGCGGGGGGCTCCACTGGCTGCACGCGCTGCCGATGCTGCTCCCCGGCGCGCCGCTCGCGCTGCCCGGCGAGCACGAGCGGGTGGACCGCGAGGTCGCCGGCGCGTTCGAGGCTCTCGCGCGCGAACTGCGCGCCGTGGGCGGCGAGTGGGCGCTGTGGCGTCCCGCGGGCCCCGCGCCGGACGCGGCGGCGCTCGCACCGCTGGGCGGCGAACTGCGCCGGCTCGCCGGCTCCGTCGTCGCTCTCGCCGGCGGACTCGACGCGGCGCTCGCACGCGTGGATCGAAAGCACCGCCAGGAGATGCGTCGCGCCCGCGCCGGCGGCCTGGAGTTCGCCGAGGAGCCGGAAGCGCTCGAAGGCTGCTACGCGCTGCACGTGGCCCAGGGCAGGTCGTGGCGGGGCCACCGCGCGCTGCCGCTCGAGCTCTCGCGGCGGCTGCTCGGAGCGGGCGCGGACCGGCCGGTGGCGCGGCTCTTCACGCTGCGGCGCTCCGGCGAGCTCGTCTCGGGGGCGCTGGCGCTCGACGGCCCGCACGAGACGTTCGTGTGGTGGGGGGGGACTCATCCGACGGGGCGGCGCCTGCATGCGTTCCCGCTGCTTCTCTGGCACATCGTCGAGTGGGCGGCCGCCGCGGGCCGCGTGCGAGTGAACCTCGGGGCGAGCACGGGTCTCGGCGGGGTCGCCGCCTTCAAGCACTCGCTGGGCGCGGAGGAGATTCGCTACCCGGTGTTGTGGCTGGATGCGCGACGGGCTGGCGCGCTGGCGCGCACGGTGGCGTGGGCGCAGGCGCGCTGGCGCCGCGGCCGTGCGCGCGGGGAATCCGCGTGA
- a CDS encoding STAS domain-containing protein, whose protein sequence is MVAPLQTPEPRGALTVHLQFTRGRHGAGARIELHERPAGRLAVLELRGWIDLSAQRRFEQTLDDLAARGVERLLVDCSAVRHIDYRLVPRLVAALTRFEARSGGVALGGLSRYLRDLFRLAGCDPLVGAFGPADEAFLPSSRQDGSFGERAS, encoded by the coding sequence ATGGTCGCTCCACTCCAGACGCCCGAGCCGCGAGGCGCGCTCACCGTGCACCTGCAGTTCACGCGCGGTCGCCACGGCGCGGGCGCGCGCATCGAGTTGCACGAGCGCCCGGCGGGGCGGCTCGCGGTGCTCGAACTGCGCGGCTGGATCGACCTGTCGGCCCAGCGCCGGTTCGAACAGACGCTGGACGACCTGGCGGCGCGCGGGGTCGAGCGGCTGCTCGTGGACTGTTCGGCGGTGCGCCACATCGACTACCGCCTGGTGCCGCGGCTGGTCGCCGCGCTCACGCGTTTCGAAGCGCGCTCCGGCGGCGTGGCGCTCGGCGGCCTGAGCCGCTACCTGCGTGATCTCTTCCGCCTCGCGGGCTGCGATCCCCTCGTCGGCGCCTTCGGTCCGGCGGACGAGGCGTTCCTGCCGTCGAGTCGCCAGGACGGGTCGTTCGGTGAGCGTGCGTCATGA
- a CDS encoding glycosyltransferase — protein sequence MSRRLLVLAYFFPPLAGGGVHRVLSFARHLPEQGWDVTVVCAGEDDYWVRDESLLASVPAATEVIRVAAGGGLASCFGLRGGRGTRRGGTFAGLRKLSDWWLLPDAYAGWARRAQAAAATRLAAGGVDALLTTSPPDSVHLAGAALARRFGVAWVADFRDPWVGLRFREPPTAWHRARHEAMERRVLSQADLVLAASRTHLEQVATLARRAEHLPNGFEPEAGGPPEAADADRFRLAFTGTLSLMEDAGTLLEAVHDVLAGDTGMRRRLRVDLAGPYDLDYEDRSLALGLKGIVRFPGALPHAGSRRLQRAADVLLLWKPRGGGYRTMVPGKLYEYLDSGRPIVALLPERDEAAELVRRAGGTVLPPGDRAALARELETRYTHWMHDGRAPDDRPGWLDEHARPRLAARLAGLLGGLGGGRT from the coding sequence ATGAGCCGCCGTCTGCTCGTGCTCGCCTATTTCTTTCCGCCGCTCGCGGGCGGAGGAGTGCATCGCGTGCTGTCGTTCGCACGCCACCTGCCGGAGCAGGGCTGGGACGTCACCGTCGTGTGCGCCGGCGAGGACGACTACTGGGTGCGCGACGAGTCGCTGCTCGCGAGCGTCCCGGCCGCGACGGAGGTGATCCGGGTCGCCGCCGGCGGCGGGCTCGCCTCGTGCTTCGGATTGCGCGGCGGCCGCGGCACCCGCCGCGGCGGAACCTTCGCCGGCCTGCGGAAGCTGTCGGACTGGTGGCTGCTGCCCGACGCGTACGCGGGCTGGGCCCGCCGCGCGCAGGCCGCGGCCGCGACGCGGCTCGCCGCGGGCGGCGTGGACGCCCTGCTCACGACGTCGCCGCCCGACAGCGTGCACCTGGCCGGCGCCGCGCTCGCGCGGCGATTCGGAGTCGCGTGGGTCGCCGACTTCCGCGACCCGTGGGTGGGACTGCGGTTCCGCGAGCCGCCGACCGCCTGGCACCGGGCGCGCCACGAAGCGATGGAACGCCGAGTGCTCTCGCAGGCCGACCTGGTGCTCGCCGCCTCGCGCACGCACCTGGAGCAGGTCGCGACGCTCGCGCGTCGCGCCGAGCACCTTCCGAACGGTTTCGAGCCCGAAGCCGGGGGCCCGCCGGAGGCGGCGGACGCGGACCGCTTCCGCCTCGCGTTCACCGGCACGCTCTCGCTCATGGAGGACGCGGGCACGCTGCTCGAGGCCGTGCACGACGTGCTCGCCGGCGACACCGGCATGCGCCGCCGGCTGCGCGTGGACCTGGCGGGCCCCTACGACCTCGACTACGAGGACCGCTCGCTGGCCCTCGGGCTCAAGGGCATCGTCCGCTTTCCGGGTGCGCTTCCGCACGCCGGGTCCCGCCGGCTGCAGCGCGCGGCCGACGTGCTGCTGCTGTGGAAGCCCCGCGGCGGGGGCTACCGCACGATGGTTCCGGGCAAGCTCTACGAATACCTCGACTCGGGGCGCCCGATCGTCGCGCTGCTGCCGGAGCGCGACGAGGCCGCCGAGCTCGTGCGGCGCGCGGGAGGGACGGTGCTTCCGCCCGGCGACCGCGCGGCGCTGGCGCGCGAGCTCGAAACGAGGTACACGCACTGGATGCACGACGGACGCGCACCCGACGATCGGCCCGGCTGGCTGGACGAGCACGCCCGGCCACGCCTGGCGGCCCGCCTCGCCGGCCTGCTCGGCGGCCTCGGCGGAGGACGGACGTGA